One bacterium genomic window, CAGCGCGAGCGCGAGGTCGTTCTCGTCGCCGAGCCAGCCGCCGAGGCCGACCCCGCCGTGGAGGATGCCGTGCACCGCCGTCGGCACGTGGAGGAGCGCGTACGCCCAGAGCAGCAGCCGCACGTCGCCGACCGTCTCGACGATCGCCGCCGTCGGAAAGACGCAGAGGACGGCGAGCGTCGCGTACTCCTGGAAGCCGACGAAGGCGCGGTAGTTGTTCGCGGCGAACGGCACCTGCGCCGCCATCACGCCGACCAAGAACAGCATGCAGGCGATCGGCGCCGAGATGAACCAGCGGCGGCGGGCGAGAAAGACGACCGTCAGCCAGATCGCGGCGATCAGGCCGGGGCGCAGCGCGCCGAGCGCCGGCGCCCAGGCCATCGGCCGCGCGCACTCGATCAGCAGATAGAAAAGCGCCGGCAGAAGGCGCGTCCACGACGCCGGACCCGCCCCCGCCCTCGCCCCCGCGACCGGCGCCGCCTCGCGCGCCGCGCGCAGCGGCGGCGTGGCCCACAGCCCGCCCGCGCGCCTCTCGCCCGACTCCGGGCCGTCGAACCCGCGGACGGCCACGCTAGGCCTCCTTCGCGGCGCGCCGGAACGCCTCGCCGACGAACGCGACGGCGCGCGGCGAAAAGCCCGGCGAGACCGGCAGCGTGAGCAGCCGGTCGGCGAGCGCGCGCGCCCCGGTCGGCGGCGCGAACTCCGCCGCGAGCCAAGGTTGGACGCCCGGGATGTCGGCGAGGCACGCGGGGTACATCGGGCTCGCCCACACGCCGTTCCGCCGCATCGACGCGAGGGCGCGGTCGCGCGCCGCGCGGTTCGGCGCGAGCGCCGGGAAGCGGAGCCACCCGTCCTCCTCGCGGAGACGCGGGACGCGCCAGCCCGGCGCGGCCTCGACGTAGGGGCGCAGCGCGCGCGCGACGTCTCCCCGCGCGCGGCGCAGCTCCGGCAGACGTTCCAACTCGCGAAGGGCGAGGCGGCCCTGCCAGTGGTGAAAGCGGCGCCGCGGGGCGAACTGCGGATCGAAGACGGTCGCGCCGACGCCGAGGAACGGGACGCGTTGCAGCGCGCCGAAGAACGGCGGCCGCCCGAGCGCGATCTCCGCGAGCAGCAGCGCGGCGCGGCGCCACCCGCCGCCGCGGGCCGGCGCGTCGATCGCCGGGGCCAGCTCCCCGCCGAGCACCGCGCCGCCGCCGCCGAGCGGAAAGAGCTTGCCGCGCGCGAACGACAGCAGAACGAAGTCCGCGCCGGACCGCGGCGCGGGCCATGTCTGCGCGGCGTCCTCGATGAGCGGGACGCCGCGTCCGCCGGAGCGCAGCGCGGCCGCCAGACGCGCGACGTCGAGCGAACGGCCGAAGAGATGGCCGCCGATCGCCGCCGCGAGCCGCGGACTCGGCCGAAAATCGTCGAGCGCGAGGTCGAGCGTTTCCGGATCGACGTCGGCGAGCCGCAGCTTGAGGCCGGCGCGCGCCGCGGCCGAGGCGACGCTCCAGCAGGTGTAGGCGGGAACGAGGACCTCGTCGGCGTCGGGGCCCGCTTCGCGCGCCAGCGCGGCGAGCAGCGCGGCGAGCGCGCTGCGGCCGTCGCCGAAGAGCGCGGCGTGCGGAAGACCGGCGTCGGCGCAGAGGCGACGACCGAAGCGCCGCGCGGCGTCGTCGTCCGCGCCGGCGACGGCGGCGACGACGGCCCGCGGGCGAAGCGCCACCGCGGCGGGGGGGATCGCGCGGAGCGCGCCGAAACCGAAGGCCGCAAGACCGCCGGCGCGCGGCCCCGATTCGCGATGTCCCGACATGCGTCCTTTCCGCCCGCTCACCGCCGGCGCCGGCGTCGCTCGACGGCGTCGTCGTAGACCTCGAGGACGCGGTCGGCCGTGGTCCGGACGGAGAAGGTACGGAGAAACTCGTCGCGCAGCGCCGCGCCGCGGCGTCGCCGCAGTTCCGGATCGGCGACCAAGCGGGCGACGGCGGAGGAGAGCGCGCCGAGATCGTCCGGCGGCGCGAGGAACTCGTCGCGCGGCAGGACTTCGGGGAGACCTCCGACGCTCGTCGCGACGACGGGAACGCCCGCGCGCATCGCCTCGAGCACGACCATCGGGTGTCCCTCGTGATCGGAGGAGACGACGAGAACGTCGAGCGCCGCGACGACGGCGGCCCCGTCCTCGACGTGGCCGAGGAACGAGACGCGGCCGTCGAGCCCGCGCGCCGCGGCCTCCGCCTTCATCGGCGCCTCGAGCGATCCGGCCCCCGCCACCACGCCGCGCACCGCGACGCCGCCG contains:
- a CDS encoding DegT/DnrJ/EryC1/StrS family aminotransferase, whose product is MSGHRESGPRAGGLAAFGFGALRAIPPAAVALRPRAVVAAVAGADDDAARRFGRRLCADAGLPHAALFGDGRSALAALLAALAREAGPDADEVLVPAYTCWSVASAAARAGLKLRLADVDPETLDLALDDFRPSPRLAAAIGGHLFGRSLDVARLAAALRSGGRGVPLIEDAAQTWPAPRSGADFVLLSFARGKLFPLGGGGAVLGGELAPAIDAPARGGGWRRAALLLAEIALGRPPFFGALQRVPFLGVGATVFDPQFAPRRRFHHWQGRLALRELERLPELRRARGDVARALRPYVEAAPGWRVPRLREEDGWLRFPALAPNRAARDRALASMRRNGVWASPMYPACLADIPGVQPWLAAEFAPPTGARALADRLLTLPVSPGFSPRAVAFVGEAFRRAAKEA